A window of the Theileria parva strain Muguga chromosome 2, complete sequence, whole genome shotgun sequence genome harbors these coding sequences:
- the rps14 gene encoding Ribosomal protein S14p/S29e family protein, with protein MLFFHIIFTILLVNYVNCFIYQLNQRRDFLFNHLKSPEINTISTHSDVFSPGNDQIYANPTVESQTNSHNLNTLQVVDEFGLRIPRFHSDDEVVRRQLMYYGPEIPQELWVEPQRPVGFFGKNNVSPEGQFMPARRAIVVRARRRKYFKTIYHFVRKRYKEYIRDSRTIGELMYWKYKLDALPKDSSPAKFHHYCPISGRFRAYYGFFGLGRHFLREFVNLGYVPGVRPANW; from the exons ATGCTCTTTtttcacattattttcactattttattagttaattatgtaaattgttttatttacCAATTGAACCAACGACGTGACTTTTTATTCAATCACTTGAAATCGCCAGaaattaacacaatttcCACACACTCAGACGTTTTTAGCCCGGGAAATGATCAAATTTATGCAAATCCTACCGTAGAATCCCAGACAAATTCTCACAATCTCAACACCCTTCAAG TTGTAGATGAGTTTGGGCTGAGGATTCCGAGATTTCATAGTGATGACGAGGTGGTACGGAGGCAGTTGATGTATTATGGCCCTGAAATACCCCAAGAGCTCTGGGTCGAGCCACAACGACCCGTAGGATTCTTCGGGAAAAACAACG tttCACCGGAGGGCCAGTTTATGCCGGCGAGGAGAGCAATAGTGGTCCGTGCTAGGAGGAGAAAGTACTTTAAAACTATTTACCACTTTGTGCGGAAAAGGTACAAGGAGTACATTAGGGACTCGAGGACCATTGGCGAGCTCATGTACTGGAAATACAAACTCGACGCGCTTCCCAAGGACTCCTCACCCGCCAAATTTCATCACTACTGCCCAATTTCTG GAAGGTTTAGAGCGTATTATGGATTTTTTGGACTTGGTAGGCATTTCCTGAgagaatttgtaaatttgggCTATGTACCTGGTGTTAGACCTGCCAACTGGTGA
- a CDS encoding Trafficking protein particle complex subunit 10 TRAPPC10 family protein: MALLSQLIPISYEDEFDVWSVIESRVRSISKFEVTLTRNTKLENLLILNSHANHNHNHNPDSEQDKKKKNLKVKKYIQCTYLNYTNTNNSVNTNTNNSVNSNTNNSVNTNTNNSVNTNTMCTGNTVSSGYITEKPYLYMYLMRNMSVSDYQRLCKERLKQFLNDRLGNKLNEEFLIIILMDGTDNSNKLYNKLKLKLLKLNISNRIIKLYTTNSVVGVREDENVQLLEKLIKKYVVLNINKRYLYLLINIITISNTNSINSIPNSYHSFNTHDTPIDSSNTPMDSPDTSNNVDTVDTVTPVTTINTVDPVTTVNVVSNVENVLMGYVRKYEDWLGIFYKLRLLTEYLMFYELLHNNSFILDSLNSTKITSTQILSTQHNSIPQLINNSQLHNKLCNELTYYGLRKFILYKQLLVIKLEMDDSIVYLVILLIFNFVNSVVTNTVGTILPNSLLSHQNSCASDNTESHTESHTGSHTGSISESHTGSHTGSHTGSISESISESLTGSCTESISESISESLTGSCTESHTGTEAKLDRAIVTIIIELIILINNILNSSNNNSNSTSDRGEMNKLIVDILRDQYNLHTVNSVENVDTERCMTNAYKYVSFIYLLLYKFVSYTNMKSADTMEKLIPLESDVTLCDGEMTNEFVVYINNIYNSLIQLSYLSNTDNTVDTTNNRDDTDTQVLQLLEEVESEIGRMYRYKNYIMNYCVKYFILSNLVNHKELFLQFNAEVDQSQLYGSFYNPQDIITGDTVDNFDNVVTEDTLDTVEDVEDEENEENEEEVTEDTVDTNANAVDTDANVVDTEPNVVEEEEEELEEYEEDWEEMCEPLGSMGLELKVYNCDEYEHIFNKKNYNPNNIEEGINVHKHCKNYLHILIITNSTSTSTQSTKDNTPTNDSVNSINSGDTVDNVDTGDIGERVFTGLSMRLRGMGLRICEVMAINVDNKTKEVAIPITKDQITLPDFKSKLLLCLLMAQSHSKHGTQGLTHSTHSTHSTQSKQGVQSLTKEPQLLPRELRMMLLRGGLVLSRSRYEIGVSEVFDVELFGEFIHLAINFRHLVKINKVMVNDKILSTNNLLLNFNSAYKILIDQIITTLDSNDNNTVNTVDTVDTVESAAVTAAVDSTVNSIESTVDTVNTVNSIESVENVDNTVEDTVADAVGPDTVTENAVTEIKVYYKMYRKFKASLQELSEELVYLIHLNRINNTFTIARGAPSGTTPNTNPSTLKDKIKSNIKIIQPFKHTIHHTNSANGNSVNGKKSVKSMVSDWSSVCRPESDVKYVMNVPYYGYINKSIKMNINLVSTKDVIFSYCINDDENWFIEGLVINNNIKLLKDQRMNINLVLIPLKQGHLNIPKISFKNLKLNLPNHNITIFPPNQVLI; the protein is encoded by the exons ATGGCATTATTGTCACAACTCATACCAATTTCATACGAAG ACGAGTTTGATGTGTGGTCTGTGATTGAGTCTAGGGTCAGGAGTATTAGTAAATTCGAGGTGACCTTGACCCGGAACACTAAGCTTGAGAATTTACTAATTCTAAACTCACACGCCAACCACAACCACAACCACAACCCCGACTCCGAACAAGAcaaaaagaaaaagaacCTCAAAGTCAAAAAATACATACAATGCACCTATCTCAACTATACCAACACTAATAACTCTGTTAACACTAACACAAATAACTCTGTCAATAGTAACACAAATAACTCTGTTAACACTAACACTAATAACTCTGTTAACACTAACACAATGTGTACTGGTAACACAGTGAGTAGTGGATACATAACGGAGAAGCCGTACTTGTATATGTATTTGATGAGGAACATGTCAGTGTCGGATTACCAGCGTTTGTGTAAGGAGCGTTTGAAGCAGTTCCTTAACGACCGATTGGGTAATAAACTTAACGAGGAGTTTCTCATTATTATCCTCATGGACGGAACCGACAACAGCAACAAACTCTACAACAAACTCAAACTCAAACTACTCAAACTCAACATCTCCAACCGAATCATCAAACTCTATACCACAA attCTGTGGTTGGTGTGAGGGAGGACGAGAATGTGCAGTTGTTGGAGAAGTTGATAAAGAAGTACGTCGTCCTAAACATTAACAAACGCTACCTCTACCTCCTCATCAACATCATCACCATCTCCAACACCAACTCCATCAACTCCATTCCCAACTCCTACCACTCTTTTAACACACATGACACTCCCATAGACTCTTCTAACACTCCCATGGACTCTCCTGACACTTCTAACAATGTTGATACTGTAGACACTGTCACCCCCGTAACTACTATAAATACTGTAGACCCTGTAACTACAGTAAACGTGGTGAGTAATGTGGAGAATGTGTTGATGGGATATGTGCGTAAGTATGAGGACTGGTTGGGTATATTTTATAAGCTCCGGCTGTTGACGGAGTATTTGATGTTTTACGAGTTGCTACACAACAACTCCTTCATCCTCGACTCTCTTAACTCCACCAAAATTACATCCACCCAAATTCTATCCACACAACACAACTCCATTCCACAACTCATTAACAATTCTCAACTACACAATAAGTTATGTAATGAGTTAACGTATTACGGCTTGAGAAAGTTCATTCTGTACAAACAGCTGCTCGTCATCAAACTGGAAATGGATGATTCAATAGTATACTTGGTaatattgttgatattCAACTTTGTGAACAGTGTGGTGACAAACACCGTTGGCACGATACTCCCAAACTCACTTTTATCCCATCAGAACTCTTGCGCATCCGATAACACTGAATCTCACACTGAATCTCACACAGGATCTCACACCGGATCTATTAGTGAATCTCACACAGGATCTCACACAGGATCTCACACCGGATCTATTAGTGAATCTATTAGTGAATCTCTTACAGGATCCTGTACCGAATCTATTAGTGAATCTATTAGTGAATCTCTTACAGGATCCTGTACCGAATCTCACACCGGCACGGAAGCTAAACTAGACAGGGCCATCGTCACCATCATCATCGAACTCATCATTCTCATCAATAACATTCTCAACTctagtaataataatagtaatagtacGAGTGATAGAGGAGAGATGAACAAGTTAATTGTGGACATCCTGAGAGATCAGTACAATCTTCATACTGTCAACAGTGTTGAGAATGTGGATACGGAAAGATGTATGACAAATGCGTACAAGTATGTGtcatttatatacttgTTACTGTACAAGTTTGTATCGTACACCAATATGAAATCTGCCGATACTATGGAGAAGTTAATTCCACTCGAAAGTGATGTGACCTTGTGTGACGGGGAAATGACCAACGAGTTTGTCGTGTACATCAACAACATCTACAACTCACTCATACAACTCTCCTATCTGTCCAATACTGATAACACAGTTGACACTACTAATAATAGGGATGACACAGATACACAGGTGTTACAATTGTTGGAAGAGGTTGAGAGTGAGATTGGGAGGATGTACaggtataaaaattacataatGAACTACTGCGTGAAGTACTTCATCCTCTCAAACCTCGTAAACCACAAGGAGCTCTTCCTACAGTTCAACGCCGAAGTTGATCAATCACAACTCTACGGCTCTTTCTACAACCCACAAGATATTATCACTGGAGATACTGTGGACAATTTTGACAATGTTGTTACTGAGGATACTTTAGACACTGTAGAAGATGTAGAAGATGAGGAGAATGAGGAGAATGAGGAAGAAGTTACTGAGGACACTGTGGACACCAATGCTAATGCAGTTGACACTGATGCTAATGTAGTAGACACAGAACCAAATGTAGtagaagaagaagaagaggaaCTGGAAGAATATGAGGAAGACTGGGAGGAAATGTGTGAGCCGTTGGGTTCAATGGGTTTGGAGTTGAAGGTGTACAACTGTGACGAGTACGAGCACATCTTCAACAAGAAGAACTATAACCCGAACAACATCGAGGAGGGCATCAACGTACACAAACACTGCAAAAATTATCTCCACATTCTAATCATCACCAACTCCACATCCACATCCACTCAATCCACCAAAGATAACACACCCACCAATGATTCTGTTAACTCTATCAACTCAGGAGACACTGTGGACAATGTGGACACTGGGGATATTGGGGAAAGAGTGTTTACGGGGTTGAGTATGAGACTGAGGGGGATGGGCCTTCGAATATGTGAGGTGATGGCGATAAACGTGGACAACAAGACGAAGGAGGTGGCAATTCCCATAACCAAGGACCAAATCACACTTCCAGACTTCAAGTCCAAACTACTCCTATGCCTTCTTATGGCACAGTCCCATTCCAAACATGGAACACAGGGTTTAACAcattctacacattctacacattctaCACAATCTAAACAGGGAGTACAAAGTTTAACGAAGGAACCCCAATTACTTCCTAGGGAGTTGAGGATGATGTTGTTGAGGGGAGGGTTGGTGTTGAGTAGGAGTAGGTATGAGATTGGTGTGTCGGAGGTGTTTGACGTGGAGTTGTTTGGTGAATTTATACACTTGGCAATTAACTTTAGACACCTGGTCAAGATCAACAAGGTGATGGTAAACGATAAAATCCTGTCCACCAACAATTTACTACTCAACTTCAACTCCGCCTACAAAATACTCATCGATCAAATTATCACCACTCTAGACTCTAACgataataatactgttaacactgtAGACACTGTTGACACTGTAGAATCTGCTGCAGTAACTGCTGCAGTAGATAGtactgtaaatagtatagagAGTACTGTAGACACtgtaaatactgtaaatagtatagagAGTGTAGAGAATGTGGATAATACTGTGGAAGATACTGTAGCAGATGCCGTGGGACCTGACACCGTAACGGAGAACGCCGTCACTGAAATAAAAGTGTATTACAAGATGTATAGAAAGTTTAAGGCGTCGTTGCAGGAGTTGTCTGAGGAGTTGGTGTACCTGATTCACCTGAACAGGATTAATAACACTTTTACAATTGCCAGAGGCGCACCCTCCGGCACCACACCCAACACCAACCCCTCCACACTCAAAGATAAAATCAAATCCAACATCAAAATCATACAACCCTTCAAACACACTATTCACCATACTAACTCTGCAAATGGTAACTCGGTAAATGGTAAGAAGAGTGTGAAATCAATGGTTTCGGATTGGAGTAGTGTGTGTAGGCCGGAATCCgatgtaaaatatgtgaTGAATGTGC